Below is a genomic region from Paraburkholderia phenazinium.
CAAAGTGCTTCTGGTAGTTCTGCGCGGCGCTCGCCATGGCGACCGTGAACGGGTCCGCGAGCGACTTCAGAACGAGGGCGATCGTCAACTTGCCAGTCGGTGTGGCCTCGGCAATTTTCGCAACTGTCAGGCCGGCGGCTGCGAGCGCGCCGGCTACGAGCACGCGCCGGCGTGTCTTCTGTACCATTGGCTTCCTTTTGTCGTGCGCGATGGTTAGCGCACAGGAATGATACAGCCTAGCCCGGCGTGAGCATCTCCGGCAAAACCTCGGTTCTCGGCTCGATCGACTGGTTGCTGATATAAGCCCACAACTGCTCGGCTGCCTGGCCGCGTTGCTTGACCGGCCGGTACAGGCGGATTTCAAGTTCGGTCGCCCAGGCGTTGGAGCCGGCTCGCACCAGCGTGCCTTCGTGCAACTCTTTGGTGATGCAGCTTTCGGGCAGCCAGCCGATGCCGTGACCCGCCACCACCATGCCTTTCAAGGCCTCGGACATGTGGGTTTCAAAGCAGCGGTACAGCGAATAGGGCTCGGTGGCATTCATCAACAGCATTTCCACGACGTTGCCGAGGAACGCGCCCGACGAATAGGCGAGCAGCGGCAGCGGCCGCCCGGTCTTGCCGGGCAGCTCGAACAGCGGTTTGCCGTCGGGACCGGCGGCCGACACCGGCACGATCCGTTCGACTCCGAGCGTCAGAAAGGGAAAGTGATTGGGGTCGAGCGCAATCGGCAATTGCGGGTGGTGATAGCCGATCAGCAGATCGCAGTCGCCCGCCACCAGATGCTGCACGCCCTCTGGCACATTGACCGCCTGGACCCGCGCCATGATGTTGCCAAACTCGTTGGTCAGGCGTTTGAGCCAGTCGGGGAAGAGCGTGAACACAAGCGTGTGGGCCACTGCGAAGTGCACCACATGATCGTTCTCCGCAAACTGCTCATAGCCGCCCACCAGATTGCGGGCCGCGTGCATGCTGCGCAGGATGTCCGCGGCCAGGCTGCGAAACATCCTGCCGGCGGGCGTGAGGGTGATCGGATTGACGCTGCGGTCGAACAGGCGCGTGCCCATCCACGTTTCGAGCGCCACGATTCGTCTACTGAATGCTGACTGGGTGAGATGGCGGCTGCGCGCCGAACGGGAAAAACTCTTCGTGTCAGAAAGAGAAAGAAAGTCTTCCAACCACTTTGCTTCCATATTTATCACTTTTATTGGATCAATCGACAACCGCCATCCGTCGGATACCGGCGACTCTCTAGCCTACCGCCTCGCGCTTCCAGCATACCGATGTTTTTTTTCGATGGGTGTTAGTCGAAATATGCATGAGCGTTGCCGCCATAAATTGGGCTACATACCGTTCGACTGCCTGCCCATGTATTACGCAGTGCTGACACAAGGCAGTGCCGACATGATAAATGCGCGCTGAATGGATTCTGTAACCGGCAATTGTTAATTCCGGTAAGAGACGCCGTGCCGGTTCGTTGGAATTCATCTGTGCGCCATTGCCTATCAACCCGACGGACTATCTCCGGGATTCCGAAACAGCGAACCCGCCTCAAAGGATGGAACTGATTATGTCCACACTGGAAAACCAACCGCATCCCCCCGGCAGCGGTGAATTGGATAAGAAAAGCTGGCTGGAATCGCACGAAGCGGGATATCACAAGACTTTGGGTAACCGTCAGGTGCAGATGATCGCGATTGGCGGCGCGATCGGCACGGGCCTGTTTCTCGGCGCCGGTGCGCGTTTGCAGATAGCGGGTCCGTCGCTGGCAATTGTTTATCTGGTGTGCGGCGTATTCTCGTTTCTGATTCTGCGCGCGCTCGGCGAACTGGTGATGCACCGTCCGAGCAGCGGCAGCTTCGTGTCGTATGCGCGCGAATTTCTCGGCGAAAAGGCTTCGTTCGTAGCCGGCTGGATGTATTTCCTGAACTGGGCGATGACCGGTATCGTCGACATTACGGCCGTCGCGCTATACATGCATTACTGGGGCGCCTTTACGTCGGTGCCGCAATGGGTGTTCGCGCTGATTGCGCTGTGCATCGTCGCGGCGATGAACCTGATCGGCGTGAAATGGTTCGCCGAGATGGAGTTCTGGTTTGCCCTCATCAAGGTGGCCGCCATCTCGCTGTTCCTCGTGATCGGCACGATCATTCTCGGCACAGGCGTGCACGTGGCCGGCAACAGCACCGGCGTGCATCTGATCAGCGAGAACGGCGGCTTCTTTCCGCACGGTCTGCTACCTGCGCTCGTGCTGGTGCAAGGGGTGGTGTTCGCCTTTGCCGGCGTCGAACTGGTGGGCACCGCCGCGGGCGAGTGCAAGGACGCGCGCAAGGTGCTGCCGCGCGCCATCAATAGCGTGATCTGGCGGATCGCCTTGTTCTACGTAGGCGCGGTGGTGCTGCTGGTGTGCCTGCTGCCGTGGAGCGCGTACAAGGCAGGGCAGAGCCCGTTCGTCACCTTCTTCGGTCAGCTCGGCGTGCCGGGCGTGGGTTCTGTGATGAACATCGTCGTGCTTTCCGCCGCGCTGTCGAGCCTGAACTCCGGCCTGTATTCGACTGGCCGCGTGCTGCGGGCGCTGTCGATGGGCGGCTCCGCGCCGAACTTCCTGTCGCGCATGAGTTCGCAGTCGGTGCCGTATGCCGGCATCCTCGTGACCGTGGCGATCTACATCGTGGGCGTGGTGCTCAACTACTTCGTGCCGTCGAGCGTGTTCGAGATCGTGCTCAATATCGCTTCGCTCGGCATTCTCAGCACCTGGGGCTTTATCGTGGTCTGCCAGATGAAATTCCGTCAGGCGGTAGCGCGCGGCGAAGCGGAGCCGGTGACCTTCCGGATGCCCGGTGCGCCGGTCACCTCGTGGCTTACCCTGGCGTTTCTGCTGGGCGTGCTGGTGCTGATGGCCTTCGATTATCCTAACGGCACGTGGACGGTCGCCTCGATCCCGGTTGTGGTGCTGCTGCTGGTGGCCGGCTGGTACGGCGTGCGCCGCCGCGCGGGAGCGATGATGAAGCCGACCATTCCGTCGGTCACCCTGACGCAGAGCGTTCTCGAGGACAACCCCCGCTAGTCATGACCACTATTTCGGCCAATTTCGCTATGCCGCCAGACCCGCTACACTGGCAATACACGCACGACCTGCAATAACGACGGAGAACCGAAGTGACGCCATTCGACGAGATGCTGATCTCAGCTGACGGAGTACGCGCGCCGTATGCACGGCTCAAGCAATGGCTCGATGCCCAGAATCCCGCGAACCTCGCACAAAAGGCGCAGGACGCCGAGAGCGTGTTCCGCAGGACCGGCATTACGTTCGCCGTGTACGGCGAGGAAGAGGCGGCCGAGCGCCTGATTCCTTTCGACATCATTCCACGCATCATCTCCGGGCAGGAGTGGACGCGCCTGTCACAAGGCATCGAGCAGCGCGTAATGGCGCTCAACGCATTCCTCGACGATATCTACCATCGTCAGGAGATCGTGCGAGCCGGCAAGATTCCCAAGGAGCTGATCTCGCAGAACGAGGCGTTCCTGCCGGAGATGATCGGCTTCCGTCCGCCGGGCAATGTTTATACGCACATCATCGGCGTCGATATCGTACGCACTGCCGAGAACCAGTTCTACGTGCTCGAGGACAATGCGCGCACCCCCTCTGGCGTGTCCTACATGCTGGAAAACCGCGAGACCATGATGCAGCTCTTCCCCGAGCTGTTTCAGCAGGTCAAGGTGCAACCGGTGGAGGCGTATCCGCAGTTGCTGCGCCAGTCGCTCGCGGCCGTCTGCCCGCCAGGCGGCAATCACGAGAATCCGACAATCGCGGTGCTCACGCCCGGCATTCACAACTCCGCCTACTACGAGCATGCGTTCCTCGCGGATCAGATGGGCGTGCATCTGGTTGAAGGCAGCGATCTGCAGGTGGTGGACGGTCACGTGGCGATGCGTACGACTGAAGGCTTCCGCGCAATCGACGTGCTGTACCGGCGCCTGGATGACGCCTATCTCGACCCGATGACGTTCCGCGGCGATTCGGTGCTCGGCGTGGCCGGCATCATGGATGTCTATCGCGCGGGCAACATCACGATTGCCAACGCGCCGGGTACCGGCATTGCGGACGACAAGGCGATCTATTCGTATATGCCCGAGATCGTCGAGTTCTATACGGGCCGCCAGTCGATTCTCGAAAACGTGCCGACGTGGCGCTGTTCCGAGCCGAGCAGCCTCAAATACGTGCTGGACCATCTCCACGAACTGGTGGTGAAGGAAGTGCATGGCTCGGGCGGCTACGGCATGCTGGTGG
It encodes:
- a CDS encoding LysR substrate-binding domain-containing protein, encoding MEAKWLEDFLSLSDTKSFSRSARSRHLTQSAFSRRIVALETWMGTRLFDRSVNPITLTPAGRMFRSLAADILRSMHAARNLVGGYEQFAENDHVVHFAVAHTLVFTLFPDWLKRLTNEFGNIMARVQAVNVPEGVQHLVAGDCDLLIGYHHPQLPIALDPNHFPFLTLGVERIVPVSAAGPDGKPLFELPGKTGRPLPLLAYSSGAFLGNVVEMLLMNATEPYSLYRCFETHMSEALKGMVVAGHGIGWLPESCITKELHEGTLVRAGSNAWATELEIRLYRPVKQRGQAAEQLWAYISNQSIEPRTEVLPEMLTPG
- the ansP gene encoding L-asparagine permease, encoding MSTLENQPHPPGSGELDKKSWLESHEAGYHKTLGNRQVQMIAIGGAIGTGLFLGAGARLQIAGPSLAIVYLVCGVFSFLILRALGELVMHRPSSGSFVSYAREFLGEKASFVAGWMYFLNWAMTGIVDITAVALYMHYWGAFTSVPQWVFALIALCIVAAMNLIGVKWFAEMEFWFALIKVAAISLFLVIGTIILGTGVHVAGNSTGVHLISENGGFFPHGLLPALVLVQGVVFAFAGVELVGTAAGECKDARKVLPRAINSVIWRIALFYVGAVVLLVCLLPWSAYKAGQSPFVTFFGQLGVPGVGSVMNIVVLSAALSSLNSGLYSTGRVLRALSMGGSAPNFLSRMSSQSVPYAGILVTVAIYIVGVVLNYFVPSSVFEIVLNIASLGILSTWGFIVVCQMKFRQAVARGEAEPVTFRMPGAPVTSWLTLAFLLGVLVLMAFDYPNGTWTVASIPVVVLLLVAGWYGVRRRAGAMMKPTIPSVTLTQSVLEDNPR
- a CDS encoding circularly permuted type 2 ATP-grasp protein; its protein translation is MTPFDEMLISADGVRAPYARLKQWLDAQNPANLAQKAQDAESVFRRTGITFAVYGEEEAAERLIPFDIIPRIISGQEWTRLSQGIEQRVMALNAFLDDIYHRQEIVRAGKIPKELISQNEAFLPEMIGFRPPGNVYTHIIGVDIVRTAENQFYVLEDNARTPSGVSYMLENRETMMQLFPELFQQVKVQPVEAYPQLLRQSLAAVCPPGGNHENPTIAVLTPGIHNSAYYEHAFLADQMGVHLVEGSDLQVVDGHVAMRTTEGFRAIDVLYRRLDDAYLDPMTFRGDSVLGVAGIMDVYRAGNITIANAPGTGIADDKAIYSYMPEIVEFYTGRQSILENVPTWRCSEPSSLKYVLDHLHELVVKEVHGSGGYGMLVGPAASKKECEDFAAKLRARPNNYIAQPTLALSTTPILTEKGLAPRHVDLRPFVLVSDRIRITPGGLTRVALKEGSLVVNSSQGGGTKDTWVLAD